A stretch of Paenibacillus mucilaginosus 3016 DNA encodes these proteins:
- the gap gene encoding type I glyceraldehyde-3-phosphate dehydrogenase has protein sequence MMVKVGINGFGRIGRNVFRAALGNPEVEIVAINDLTDVNTLAHLLKYDTTHGKLNATVEATEGALIVNGKTVKVFAERNPENLPWGANGVEIVVESTGIFTAKEKAELHLKGGAKKVIISAPATNEDITIVMGVNEDKYDASQHTIISNASCTTNCLAPFAKVINDKFGIVKGMMTTVHSYTNDQSVLDLPHKDLRRARAAAENIIPSTTGAAKAVSLVLPELKGKLNGMAMRVPTPNVSVTDLVVELSQNVTVDDVNNALKEAANGPLKGILNYSEEPLVSSDYNGDPASSTIDALSTMVVGDNMVKVVSWYDNEWGYSNRVVDLANFIAKKGL, from the coding sequence ATCATGGTAAAAGTGGGTATTAACGGATTTGGTCGTATCGGCCGTAACGTATTTCGTGCAGCACTGGGCAACCCTGAAGTAGAAATCGTTGCAATCAACGACCTGACAGACGTAAACACGCTGGCTCACCTGCTCAAATACGACACTACGCACGGCAAGCTGAATGCAACGGTTGAAGCAACTGAAGGCGCGCTGATCGTAAACGGCAAAACCGTAAAAGTATTTGCAGAGCGCAATCCGGAAAACCTGCCTTGGGGCGCTAACGGCGTTGAAATCGTCGTTGAATCCACAGGGATCTTTACTGCGAAAGAGAAAGCCGAGCTTCACCTGAAAGGCGGCGCGAAGAAGGTTATCATCTCCGCACCGGCTACCAACGAAGACATCACGATCGTTATGGGCGTTAACGAAGACAAGTACGACGCTTCCCAGCACACGATCATCTCCAACGCATCCTGCACAACGAACTGTCTTGCTCCTTTCGCTAAGGTTATCAACGACAAGTTCGGTATCGTAAAAGGCATGATGACGACGGTTCACTCCTACACGAATGACCAGTCCGTACTCGACCTGCCGCACAAGGACCTTCGCCGTGCACGTGCAGCTGCCGAGAACATCATCCCTTCGACTACGGGTGCTGCAAAAGCCGTTTCCCTCGTTCTGCCTGAGCTGAAAGGCAAGCTGAACGGTATGGCTATGCGCGTACCTACGCCTAACGTTTCCGTAACGGACCTGGTTGTTGAACTGAGCCAGAACGTAACGGTTGACGATGTGAACAACGCCCTGAAAGAAGCGGCTAACGGCCCTCTGAAAGGCATCCTGAACTACTCCGAAGAGCCGCTTGTATCCTCCGACTACAACGGCGACCCGGCTTCCTCCACGATCGACGCCCTCTCCACGATGGTTGTCGGCGACAACATGGTGAAAGTCGTTTCCTGGTACGACAACGAGTGGGGCTACTCCAACCGTGTCGTTGACCTGGCTAACTTCATCGCCAAAAAGGGTCTGTAA
- the clpP gene encoding ATP-dependent Clp endopeptidase proteolytic subunit ClpP: MSFIPMVVEPDARGERAYDIYSRLLKDRIIFLGSGINDVVANSIIAQLLFLAASDPDKDIHLYINSPGGSITSGMAIYDTMQFIKPDVSTICVGMAASMGAFLLAAGAPGKRFALPNSEVMIHQPLGGAEGQASDIEIRAKRILKMRDKLNTILSERTGQSFERIEKDTDRDNFMSAEEARAYGLIDKVIEKV; the protein is encoded by the coding sequence ATGAGTTTTATCCCAATGGTAGTCGAACCGGATGCAAGAGGGGAACGCGCCTACGATATTTACTCGCGTTTGCTCAAGGACCGCATCATTTTTCTTGGAAGTGGCATTAACGACGTTGTAGCCAACTCGATCATTGCGCAGCTGCTGTTCCTGGCGGCAAGCGATCCCGACAAAGACATTCACTTGTATATCAACTCCCCGGGAGGCTCGATCACTTCGGGCATGGCGATCTACGACACGATGCAGTTCATCAAGCCGGACGTCTCGACGATCTGCGTCGGCATGGCCGCTTCGATGGGTGCGTTCCTGCTTGCCGCAGGAGCACCTGGCAAGCGTTTTGCGCTGCCGAACAGCGAAGTCATGATCCATCAGCCGCTCGGCGGTGCCGAAGGCCAAGCCAGCGATATCGAGATCCGTGCGAAGCGGATCCTGAAGATGCGCGACAAGCTGAACACGATCCTCTCCGAGCGTACAGGCCAATCCTTCGAGCGTATCGAGAAGGACACCGACCGCGACAACTTCATGTCGGCGGAAGAAGCCCGCGCCTACGGACTGATCGATAAGGTTATCGAGAAAGTGTAA
- the whiA gene encoding DNA-binding protein WhiA — protein MSFAAQTKKELTLMEADPCCEKAELSALIRMNGAVSLTSQKIILDISTENAAIARRIYSLLKKSYTVHIELLVRKKMRLKKNNVYIVRVPSQVQSILSDLQIVSEGFLFASEIEPSLIAKDCCKRAYLRGAFLAGGSVNNPEGTSYHLEIYSMYEEHCQALCKLACEFGLNARCIERKKGFVLYIKEGEKIIDFLSLIGAHQALLRFEDVRIMKDMRNSVNRLVNCETANLNKTIGAAVRQIDNIKLLQKELGLDNLPEKLREVAEIRLQHPDMNLKEVGDLLKGKVSKSGVNHRLRKIDEMAEKLRKSQVL, from the coding sequence ATGTCCTTCGCCGCCCAAACGAAGAAAGAGCTGACCCTGATGGAGGCGGACCCCTGCTGTGAGAAAGCGGAGCTGTCCGCGCTGATCCGGATGAATGGAGCGGTGTCGCTGACGAGCCAGAAGATCATTCTGGACATCTCGACGGAGAACGCCGCTATTGCCAGACGCATCTATTCCCTGCTCAAGAAATCGTATACGGTTCATATCGAACTGCTCGTTCGAAAGAAAATGCGGCTTAAGAAAAACAATGTTTATATCGTCCGGGTGCCATCCCAGGTGCAGAGCATTCTGTCCGATCTGCAGATCGTCTCGGAAGGCTTCCTGTTCGCTTCGGAGATTGAGCCTTCCCTGATTGCGAAGGACTGCTGCAAGCGGGCTTACCTGCGCGGGGCGTTCCTGGCCGGGGGATCGGTCAATAATCCCGAAGGCACCTCGTACCATCTGGAGATTTACTCGATGTACGAGGAGCACTGTCAGGCCCTGTGCAAGCTGGCCTGCGAGTTCGGCTTGAATGCCAGGTGTATTGAACGGAAGAAAGGGTTCGTGCTGTATATCAAAGAGGGCGAGAAGATCATCGACTTCCTGTCCCTGATCGGGGCCCATCAGGCGCTGCTGCGCTTTGAGGATGTACGGATCATGAAGGATATGCGCAACTCCGTCAACCGTCTTGTGAACTGCGAGACGGCCAATCTCAACAAGACCATCGGTGCGGCCGTACGGCAGATCGACAACATCAAGCTGCTCCAAAAAGAGCTCGGACTCGATAACCTGCCGGAGAAGCTTCGGGAGGTTGCGGAGATCCGGCTTCAGCATCCCGATATGAATCTGAAAGAAGTCGGGGATCTGCTGAAGGGCAAGGTGAGCAAGTCCGGGGTTAACCACCGGCTGCGGAAGATTGATGAAATGGCGGAAAAGCTTCGTAAATCGCAGGTGCTCTGA
- a CDS encoding sugar-binding transcriptional regulator produces MREILDIQKQLLPDLMDTMKKRYTVLHHILVSGMIGRRTLAGMLNTTERVLRAEVDFLKEQGLVDVDASGIRISMAGRELLERIEPLVKDLFGLTELEEQLRVHFGLKQVVIVPGDSDASPQVKKELGRAGASVLRKLVTENDVVAVTGGSTMAEVANHLTAAPAMKGIWFVPARGGLGESLEMQANTIASTMAKKTGARYRLLHVPDHLGEEAYQSLIQDTTISEIIQFIRQARMVIHGMGDAMVMARRRKVDRETTESLQREGALAEAFGYYFDRSGRMLHRMPTIGLRLEDIHGMDTVIGVAGGRSKGEAIASVLKYGHEDVLVTDEAAAQEIIRTISSS; encoded by the coding sequence ATGAGAGAGATTCTTGACATCCAAAAACAGCTGCTTCCCGACTTGATGGACACCATGAAGAAGCGCTATACCGTTCTTCATCATATCCTGGTTTCCGGGATGATCGGCCGGCGCACTTTGGCGGGAATGCTGAACACGACGGAGCGGGTGCTCCGCGCGGAAGTGGACTTTCTGAAGGAGCAGGGCCTGGTCGACGTGGATGCCTCCGGCATACGCATCAGTATGGCCGGCAGGGAACTGCTCGAGCGGATCGAACCGCTGGTGAAGGACCTGTTCGGGCTCACGGAACTGGAAGAACAGCTGCGCGTGCATTTTGGCCTGAAGCAGGTAGTCATCGTGCCGGGAGACTCCGACGCTTCACCTCAGGTGAAGAAGGAGCTTGGCCGAGCCGGTGCGTCCGTACTGCGCAAGCTGGTTACAGAGAACGACGTCGTTGCCGTCACCGGCGGATCGACGATGGCTGAAGTGGCCAACCATCTCACGGCGGCGCCGGCGATGAAGGGCATCTGGTTCGTTCCAGCCCGCGGAGGGCTCGGGGAGAGCCTGGAGATGCAGGCGAATACCATCGCTTCCACTATGGCCAAGAAGACAGGAGCGCGTTACCGGCTGCTCCACGTACCCGACCACCTCGGTGAGGAAGCTTACCAGTCGCTGATCCAGGACACCACCATCTCCGAGATCATCCAGTTCATCCGTCAGGCACGGATGGTCATTCATGGGATGGGAGATGCTATGGTAATGGCCAGACGGCGCAAAGTGGACCGGGAAACAACCGAAAGCCTGCAGAGGGAAGGGGCGCTTGCGGAAGCGTTCGGGTATTACTTTGACCGCAGCGGCCGCATGCTGCACCGCATGCCGACCATCGGACTCCGACTGGAGGACATCCATGGGATGGATACCGTCATCGGGGTTGCGGGAGGACGCAGCAAAGGCGAGGCGATCGCATCGGTGCTCAAGTACGGTCATGAAGACGTGCTCGTAACCGACGAAGCAGCAGCACAGGAGATTATCCGCACAATCAGTTCATCATGA
- a CDS encoding HPr family phosphocarrier protein, giving the protein MSRRPVVVKLKTGLHARPAALFVQEANKFSSEIFVEKDEKKVNAKSIMGIMSLAISTGTEVHISAEGSDAEQAVNALVTLVSKEELENQ; this is encoded by the coding sequence ATGTCGAGACGCCCAGTAGTCGTCAAGTTGAAAACAGGCCTTCATGCCAGACCGGCAGCGCTATTCGTTCAAGAAGCGAATAAGTTCTCTTCGGAGATCTTTGTGGAGAAGGACGAGAAGAAGGTTAACGCCAAGAGCATCATGGGCATCATGAGCCTTGCGATCAGCACCGGTACGGAAGTTCACATAAGTGCTGAAGGTTCGGACGCTGAACAGGCTGTAAACGCTTTAGTCACACTGGTCAGCAAAGAGGAATTGGAGAACCAATAA
- a CDS encoding copper amine oxidase N-terminal domain-containing protein yields the protein MKRIKKELALLLVVSLLMSIMWVSPGTAAEQEKNPLASASTTYVLLYIDKAEAFLNGTQVTLDAPATIIKDKMYVPAKFLGDALGMKVEWNDATRQIEMETPGYEIMLDIDNKSVWINGYWMAFDDVAAIVNGRLMIKLTWLADYMGAKYTYNNELRRVEVLHVNAPQGLYDPNTSNSKPVAKFTFAKQTYKIGEPIKFVDLSYDPDAEGIAKFEWKGKEDAYFQAGTYPITLTVWDSNGNKSEPYTRNLVISKETFLSAVEYPIYMKPVGSFIKTNWSTLWSHFWELPELPKTATEVPGRTLLVSDSPEEFYEQGILYQDEVEGKVRLYADHINGTKEKVSFAILAKNMTDKPVTIKTTNKGEVWPSVYANLIGSEATVDFLLGDPLNETMTIPAGQTFTYKQMPDFYPAQGVNLFYDLETDGKVQFSFIAAKDVSQKALALPKLAFSGHVRGTFPVSEVKWNIDASSFTTPSRLILGDGIKDPFLPGYDPQRKAEVKNDGNYGVIYKIHADKPRKMAIMILAKGGVFKGPIKINGDIRLIPESGVITAFDGMQILAKTTGKEESLDIEFSPPAGSAFPVDLIFYPLDDRMDQQP from the coding sequence ATGAAACGGATCAAGAAAGAACTGGCTCTCCTGTTGGTGGTCAGCCTGCTGATGTCTATCATGTGGGTGTCCCCGGGAACGGCGGCCGAGCAGGAGAAAAATCCGCTCGCATCCGCCAGCACGACGTATGTGCTGCTGTATATTGACAAGGCGGAAGCCTTCCTGAACGGCACACAGGTTACCCTCGACGCACCGGCCACGATCATCAAGGACAAAATGTACGTGCCGGCGAAGTTCCTTGGGGATGCGCTCGGCATGAAGGTCGAGTGGAATGATGCTACCCGCCAGATCGAGATGGAGACACCGGGCTACGAAATCATGCTCGACATTGACAACAAATCGGTATGGATTAACGGGTATTGGATGGCCTTTGACGACGTTGCCGCTATTGTGAACGGACGCCTGATGATCAAGCTGACCTGGCTTGCCGATTATATGGGAGCCAAATATACGTATAACAATGAACTGCGCCGCGTGGAAGTGCTTCACGTCAATGCGCCGCAGGGACTGTATGATCCGAATACAAGCAACTCCAAGCCGGTGGCCAAGTTCACCTTTGCCAAGCAGACTTACAAGATCGGCGAGCCGATCAAGTTTGTGGACCTGAGCTATGATCCGGATGCCGAAGGGATTGCCAAGTTCGAGTGGAAAGGGAAAGAAGACGCTTATTTCCAGGCGGGCACCTACCCGATCACCTTGACGGTTTGGGACAGCAACGGCAACAAGAGCGAGCCGTACACGCGCAATCTGGTCATCTCGAAAGAGACGTTCCTGAGTGCCGTGGAGTATCCGATCTACATGAAGCCGGTCGGCTCTTTCATCAAGACGAACTGGAGCACGCTGTGGAGCCACTTCTGGGAGCTGCCGGAACTGCCGAAGACGGCAACCGAGGTTCCGGGACGGACGCTACTGGTCTCCGACAGCCCGGAAGAGTTCTATGAGCAGGGCATCCTGTATCAGGACGAAGTCGAAGGCAAAGTGAGATTATATGCGGACCACATCAACGGTACGAAGGAAAAAGTAAGCTTCGCCATTCTGGCGAAGAACATGACCGACAAGCCGGTCACAATCAAGACGACGAATAAAGGGGAAGTGTGGCCTTCGGTCTACGCCAACCTGATCGGCAGTGAAGCCACCGTAGATTTCCTTCTCGGGGACCCGCTGAACGAAACCATGACAATCCCTGCGGGTCAGACGTTCACCTATAAGCAGATGCCGGACTTCTACCCGGCACAAGGTGTGAATTTGTTCTATGACCTCGAGACGGACGGGAAGGTGCAGTTCTCCTTCATCGCGGCCAAAGATGTCTCCCAGAAGGCGCTGGCGCTGCCTAAGCTCGCTTTCAGCGGACACGTCAGGGGGACTTTCCCGGTCTCGGAAGTGAAGTGGAATATCGACGCATCCTCGTTTACGACACCGTCCAGGCTGATCCTGGGCGACGGAATCAAGGATCCTTTCCTGCCGGGGTACGACCCGCAGCGGAAAGCGGAAGTGAAGAATGACGGCAACTACGGCGTAATCTATAAGATCCATGCCGACAAGCCCCGCAAGATGGCGATCATGATTCTGGCCAAAGGCGGCGTATTCAAGGGGCCGATCAAGATCAACGGGGACATCCGACTGATTCCGGAGTCGGGCGTCATCACGGCGTTCGACGGTATGCAGATTCTCGCGAAGACGACAGGCAAGGAAGAGTCGCTCGACATTGAGTTCAGCCCTCCGGCCGGTTCGGCCTTCCCGGTCGATCTGATCTTCTATCCGCTCGATGACCGGATGGATCAACAGCCATAA
- the rapZ gene encoding RNase adapter RapZ, which yields MEENHSLGKLVIITGMSGAGKTIAVQSLEDLGFFCVDNLPPVLIPKFAELIEQSKGRIGKVALVIDLRGREFFTSLSESLRYLNENYTLTYEILFLDATDSVLVQRYKESRRKHPLAPTGAPLEGIQAERKLLEELKGLATQVIDTSNLKPVALKEKIASRFTNVEGSSISVNVISFGFKYGVPIDADLIFDVRFLPNPHYIDHLRPNTGQDPEVYEYVMKWNETQEFLAKLLDMLQFLVPQYKKEGKSQVVVGIGCTGGKHRSVAIAEYLGKMMGSSETETVRVSHRDSERDRVEVKR from the coding sequence ATGGAAGAAAACCATTCCCTCGGAAAGCTGGTCATCATTACAGGCATGTCCGGAGCAGGCAAGACGATCGCGGTGCAGAGCCTCGAGGACTTGGGCTTCTTCTGCGTGGATAACCTTCCGCCGGTTCTGATTCCGAAGTTTGCGGAGCTCATCGAGCAGTCGAAGGGACGCATCGGCAAGGTCGCGCTCGTGATCGACCTTCGCGGACGCGAGTTTTTCACCTCCCTGTCGGAGTCGCTCCGTTACCTGAACGAGAATTACACGCTGACCTACGAGATTCTGTTCCTCGACGCTACGGATTCCGTTCTGGTCCAGCGGTACAAGGAGAGCCGGCGGAAGCATCCGCTGGCGCCGACGGGCGCTCCGCTCGAAGGCATTCAGGCAGAGCGCAAGCTGCTTGAGGAGCTCAAGGGACTGGCTACACAGGTGATCGATACCTCGAATCTCAAACCGGTGGCGCTGAAGGAGAAGATCGCTTCCCGGTTCACCAATGTGGAAGGAAGCAGTATCTCGGTCAACGTGATCTCGTTTGGATTCAAGTACGGCGTTCCGATTGATGCCGACTTGATTTTTGATGTGCGCTTTCTGCCGAACCCGCATTATATCGACCACCTGCGTCCGAATACGGGTCAGGACCCTGAAGTCTACGAGTATGTCATGAAGTGGAACGAGACGCAGGAATTCCTGGCGAAGCTGCTGGATATGCTCCAGTTTCTTGTGCCGCAGTACAAGAAGGAAGGCAAGAGCCAGGTTGTGGTCGGGATTGGATGCACGGGCGGGAAGCACCGTTCGGTCGCGATTGCGGAATATTTGGGCAAAATGATGGGAAGCAGCGAGACCGAAACCGTTCGGGTAAGCCATCGTGATTCGGAGCGCGACCGGGTTGAGGTGAAACGATGA
- a CDS encoding gluconeogenesis factor YvcK family protein has product MTDALERENYIPRIVVIGGGTGLSVMLRGLKHKPMDITAVVTVADDGGSSGILRSELEIIPPGDIRNVLTALADVEPLLGKLLEYRFDKGNGLAGHSLGNLMLAAMRDITGDFVTGVRELSRVLAVRGRVLPAADEAIVLRAEMMDGQVVEGESKIPKAGGVIRRVMIEPRDVKALPEAVEALKTADAILVGPGSLYTSIMPNLLVPEIAETIVKSKALKMFICNVMTQPGETDDYKVSDHLKAIRDHVGHALFDYVIVNNGVIPDPVKRKYADKGAEVVPLDLDAVTQEGYKVIADKLVLFQTYLRHDAEKLSQHIYQLVESWMFKKR; this is encoded by the coding sequence ATGACCGATGCCCTGGAGAGGGAGAACTATATCCCCCGGATCGTCGTGATCGGAGGAGGAACGGGGCTCTCGGTCATGCTCCGCGGCTTGAAGCACAAGCCGATGGACATCACCGCCGTAGTCACGGTCGCCGACGACGGGGGCAGCTCAGGGATCCTGCGCTCCGAGCTCGAGATCATTCCTCCGGGTGATATCCGCAACGTGCTCACGGCCCTGGCGGATGTGGAGCCCCTGCTGGGCAAGCTGCTCGAATACCGTTTTGACAAAGGAAACGGATTGGCAGGCCACAGTTTGGGTAACCTAATGCTCGCGGCCATGCGGGATATTACCGGCGACTTCGTTACGGGCGTCCGGGAGCTCAGCCGTGTCCTGGCGGTCCGGGGGCGCGTGCTGCCGGCTGCGGATGAAGCCATCGTGCTCCGGGCGGAGATGATGGACGGCCAAGTCGTTGAAGGCGAGTCGAAGATTCCGAAGGCCGGCGGTGTCATCCGCCGGGTCATGATCGAGCCGCGGGACGTGAAGGCGCTGCCTGAAGCGGTGGAAGCGCTCAAGACGGCCGATGCGATCCTGGTCGGTCCGGGGAGCCTGTATACGAGCATCATGCCGAACCTGCTCGTTCCGGAGATTGCCGAGACGATCGTGAAGTCCAAGGCGCTTAAGATGTTCATCTGCAACGTCATGACGCAGCCGGGAGAGACAGACGATTACAAGGTCAGCGATCACTTGAAAGCGATTCGTGATCATGTCGGCCACGCGCTGTTTGACTACGTTATCGTCAATAACGGAGTGATTCCGGACCCGGTCAAGCGCAAGTATGCCGATAAAGGGGCCGAAGTTGTGCCCCTGGACTTGGATGCCGTAACGCAGGAGGGCTACAAGGTCATCGCCGACAAGCTGGTACTGTTCCAGACTTACCTGCGCCACGATGCCGAGAAGCTGAGTCAACACATATATCAACTGGTGGAGAGCTGGATGTTCAAGAAGAGGTGA